One window from the genome of Aquabacterium sp. A3 encodes:
- the flgB gene encoding flagellar basal body rod protein FlgB: protein MLNRITDSLNFNAEALRLRSERQRLIASNIANADTPGYVARDFNFANALADATGRQSQAPGTSAPRVTMTASSPLHMARNGSLAGARSEPELNYATQSQTNLDGNTVDMDRERASFADNTVRYEAALRFINSQIRTLNSAITGQ from the coding sequence ATGCTGAACCGCATCACCGACTCACTGAACTTCAACGCCGAAGCCCTGCGCCTGCGGTCGGAGCGTCAGCGGCTGATCGCCAGCAACATCGCCAACGCCGACACGCCCGGCTACGTCGCCCGTGACTTCAACTTTGCCAACGCCCTGGCCGATGCCACAGGGCGGCAAAGTCAGGCCCCGGGCACCTCGGCACCCAGGGTGACGATGACCGCCTCCAGCCCCCTGCACATGGCGCGCAACGGCAGCCTGGCCGGCGCGCGCAGCGAGCCTGAACTCAACTACGCCACGCAGTCGCAAACCAACCTGGATGGCAACACGGTGGACATGGACCGCGAACGGGCCAGCTTTGCCGACAACACCGTGCGCTATGAAGCCGCGCTGCGGTTCATCAACTCGCAGATTCGAACGCTGAACTCGGCCATCACTGGTCAGTGA
- the flgA gene encoding flagellar basal body P-ring formation chaperone FlgA, with protein sequence MNSSRPVRPVSSLPWFQALLAWLTWLLLCVVAALSSGAQAQGLPVQTHAQLQATLQQWLAARDADTATAQGMADAQKWQNPQDASPQVEVIMGELDPRLKLAPCSRIKPYLPRGANLWGRSRVGLRCEEGARWNVFWPVTVKVWAPALVVARTVPAGTVLEATDLTVARVDLAGGGSPAQRDLTEVVGRTLVRTLTQGAEVREADLKVRRWFSAGEPVRLIVKGSGFQAAASGTALGHGDEGRCARVRMDTGRILCAQPVGDGLAELTL encoded by the coding sequence ATGAATTCCTCGCGCCCTGTTCGCCCTGTTTCGTCCCTGCCATGGTTTCAGGCCCTGCTGGCCTGGCTCACCTGGCTGCTGTTGTGTGTGGTGGCGGCCCTCAGCTCGGGCGCTCAAGCCCAGGGCTTGCCGGTGCAAACCCACGCGCAGTTACAAGCCACCCTGCAGCAGTGGTTGGCCGCCCGCGACGCCGATACCGCCACGGCCCAGGGCATGGCTGACGCGCAAAAGTGGCAGAACCCGCAAGACGCCTCACCACAGGTCGAGGTGATCATGGGCGAGCTGGATCCACGCCTGAAACTGGCCCCGTGCTCGCGCATCAAGCCCTATCTGCCACGGGGGGCCAACCTGTGGGGGCGCTCTCGCGTGGGCTTGCGCTGCGAAGAGGGCGCGCGCTGGAACGTGTTCTGGCCCGTGACGGTGAAGGTCTGGGCGCCCGCCCTGGTGGTGGCGCGCACGGTGCCGGCCGGCACCGTGCTGGAGGCCACCGACCTGACCGTGGCCCGTGTGGACCTGGCTGGCGGCGGCTCGCCCGCACAGCGTGATCTGACCGAGGTGGTCGGCCGCACACTGGTGCGCACCCTGACACAAGGGGCCGAAGTGCGCGAGGCCGATCTCAAGGTGCGGCGCTGGTTTTCGGCAGGTGAACCGGTTCGGCTCATCGTGAAAGGATCTGGCTTTCAGGCGGCGGCCTCGGGTACCGCGCTGGGCCATGGTGATGAAGGGCGGTGCGCTCGGGTGCGCATGGACACCGGGCGGATTCTCTGCGCTCAACCGGTGGGCGACGGATTGGCCGAATTGACCCTGTGA
- the flgM gene encoding flagellar biosynthesis anti-sigma factor FlgM: MKIGNPLDKALGLGLPTEGAASTRAPGKTSSLDGGVSQSAKVTLSQAAAGMVETPQGEFDADKVSRVKQAIDDGSYQVDAEVIADKLIANAKELLGRAA; this comes from the coding sequence ATGAAAATTGGCAACCCGTTGGACAAGGCGCTTGGGCTTGGTCTTCCGACCGAGGGGGCCGCTTCGACCCGTGCGCCCGGCAAAACATCTTCACTGGATGGTGGTGTCAGCCAAAGCGCGAAGGTGACCCTGTCCCAGGCCGCTGCTGGCATGGTTGAAACGCCGCAAGGCGAGTTCGATGCGGACAAGGTGTCTCGCGTCAAGCAGGCCATCGACGACGGCAGCTACCAGGTGGACGCCGAGGTGATCGCCGACAAGCTGATCGCCAACGCCAAGGAACTGTTGGGCCGCGCGGCCTGA
- a CDS encoding flagellar hook assembly protein FlgD, with translation MSTAAINATTGSAASGASNQLNTAAEMSDRFLKLLVTQLKNQDPLNPMENAELTSQMAQINTVTGIEKLNTSMATMASSFSQMQMLQGASLVGRSVLLDGNNLVVDEEGKAYGGFELSSNAASVRIDILDAAGSTIDTISLTDKAAGRQGFEWEAPEGVSTKGLTFKVTANTGAANIEAKTLTFDAVTAVNTAGGTLTLELASGGQTPYSLVKAVS, from the coding sequence ATGAGTACCGCCGCCATCAACGCCACCACCGGCAGCGCCGCCAGTGGCGCCAGCAACCAGCTCAACACGGCGGCAGAGATGTCCGACCGGTTTCTCAAACTGCTGGTGACCCAACTGAAGAACCAGGACCCGCTGAACCCCATGGAGAACGCCGAGTTGACCAGCCAGATGGCCCAGATCAACACGGTGACCGGCATCGAAAAACTGAACACGTCGATGGCCACCATGGCCAGCAGCTTCTCGCAGATGCAGATGCTGCAAGGCGCCAGCCTGGTGGGCCGCTCGGTGCTGCTGGATGGCAACAACCTGGTGGTGGACGAAGAGGGTAAGGCTTACGGGGGTTTCGAGCTGAGCAGCAATGCGGCATCCGTGCGGATCGACATCCTGGATGCTGCCGGCTCCACCATCGACACCATCAGCCTGACCGACAAGGCCGCAGGTCGCCAGGGTTTTGAGTGGGAAGCGCCCGAAGGCGTCTCCACCAAAGGCCTGACCTTCAAGGTCACGGCCAACACCGGGGCCGCCAACATCGAGGCCAAAACCCTCACCTTCGACGCAGTCACCGCCGTCAACACCGCTGGCGGCACCCTGACGCTGGAGCTGGCCAGTGGTGGCCAGACGCCCTACAGCCTGGTCAAGGCTGTTTCCTGA
- the flgC gene encoding flagellar basal body rod protein FlgC, translated as MSMFNIFNISGSAVSAQSQRLNVVASNLANADTVAGPDGQSYKARQVVFTSQAMGNVGATGVAVTQVVEDNTPGRRVYEPKHPQADAEGYITYSNVNSVEEMVNMISASRSYQNNIEVMTTTRSLLMKTLQMGQGN; from the coding sequence ATGTCGATGTTCAACATCTTCAACATTTCAGGCAGCGCCGTCAGCGCGCAGTCGCAGCGGCTCAACGTGGTGGCGTCCAACCTGGCCAACGCCGACACCGTGGCCGGGCCCGATGGTCAATCCTACAAGGCGCGCCAGGTGGTCTTCACCTCACAAGCCATGGGCAATGTGGGGGCCACGGGTGTGGCCGTCACGCAGGTGGTGGAAGACAACACGCCCGGTCGCCGTGTGTACGAGCCCAAACACCCGCAGGCCGATGCCGAGGGCTACATCACTTACAGCAACGTCAATTCGGTGGAGGAGATGGTCAACATGATCTCGGCCTCTCGTTCGTACCAGAACAACATCGAAGTGATGACCACCACCCGCTCGCTGCTGATGAAGACATTGCAGATGGGTCAAGGCAACTGA